One Candidatus Poribacteria bacterium genomic region harbors:
- a CDS encoding HAD family hydrolase, whose protein sequence is MSRSIARRECVRRSVTCESSRLTSSKTAARWCSTSGKPSPAIFLDRDGVINERVIGGYVTSWREFRFLPSSLDALRDLSFLNLPVVVITNQQGIGKGLMSESDLAEIHERMVDAVSAHGGRIDAIYHCPHLRESDCECRKPKPGMLRRASLDLGIDLPQSWLVGDSWSDIAAGAASGCRTVLVGDDATSDPAEPSSLGVTPTERRAMLVDAVPLLVVHLSPFKGHVG, encoded by the coding sequence GTGTCCCGATCGATCGCCAGGAGAGAGTGCGTGAGGCGCTCGGTCACCTGCGAGAGTTCCCGTTTGACTTCGTCCAAGACGGCAGCAAGATGGTGTTCAACATCCGGCAAGCCTAGTCCCGCCATCTTTCTGGATCGCGACGGCGTCATCAACGAGCGCGTCATCGGCGGCTACGTCACGTCCTGGCGTGAGTTCCGCTTCCTGCCATCGTCGCTGGATGCGCTCCGCGATCTGTCCTTCTTGAACCTTCCCGTGGTTGTCATCACAAACCAGCAGGGCATCGGCAAGGGGCTGATGTCCGAGTCCGACTTAGCTGAGATTCACGAGCGGATGGTGGACGCGGTTTCTGCCCACGGAGGACGTATCGACGCCATCTACCACTGTCCTCATCTGCGAGAGTCAGACTGCGAATGTCGGAAGCCGAAGCCCGGCATGCTTCGCCGCGCGAGCCTGGACCTGGGGATCGACCTGCCGCAGAGCTGGTTGGTCGGCGATTCGTGGTCGGACATCGCCGCCGGGGCGGCTTCCGGCTGTCGCACGGTTCTGGTCGGCGACGATGCCACATCCGATCCAGCAGAGCCGTCGAGTCTGGGCGTGACGCCGACCGAGCGTCGGGCGATGCTGGTCGATGCCGTGCCTCTCCTCGTGGTTCACCTATCGCCGTTCAAAGGTCACGTCGGATGA
- a CDS encoding GHMP kinase, whose product MLITQTPLRISFVGGGTDMPDFYLDHAGAVVSTAIDKYIYVIVKERFDSDIYINYSKKEIVSDVDAIEHDIVRECMRKLEVDGGVEITFLADIPSRGTGLGSSSSVTVGLLNALHAYKGELVDAEHLAREACEVEIDILRHPIGKQDQYIAAYGNFRHIEFRQDDRVDVTAVRVSPEARRSLSRSLLLFYTGIERKANAVLAEQKQNIPERSEYFLLLKKLVPRTLELLDELNRTPTRGPLIEEFGTILHDGWLLKRQFASKVSNSQIDAMYETALEAGAIGGKLLGAGGGGFLLLCVPIDRQERVREALGHLREFPFDFVQDGSKMVFNIRQA is encoded by the coding sequence ATGCTCATCACCCAGACGCCGTTGCGCATCAGCTTTGTCGGCGGCGGAACCGACATGCCGGACTTCTACCTGGATCACGCAGGCGCCGTCGTCAGCACTGCCATCGACAAGTACATCTATGTGATCGTGAAAGAACGGTTCGACTCTGACATCTACATCAACTACTCGAAGAAAGAGATCGTCTCCGACGTCGATGCCATCGAGCATGACATCGTCCGGGAGTGCATGCGCAAGCTTGAGGTAGATGGTGGCGTCGAGATCACCTTCCTGGCGGACATCCCCTCGCGCGGAACCGGGCTCGGCTCGTCGAGCAGTGTGACCGTGGGCTTGCTCAACGCCCTCCACGCGTACAAAGGCGAACTGGTCGATGCCGAGCACTTGGCGCGTGAAGCGTGCGAAGTCGAGATCGACATCCTCCGCCATCCGATCGGTAAGCAGGACCAGTACATCGCCGCCTACGGCAACTTCCGCCACATTGAGTTCCGCCAAGACGATCGAGTCGATGTGACGGCCGTGCGCGTGAGCCCGGAAGCCCGACGTTCGCTCTCGCGCTCGTTGCTCCTCTTCTACACGGGCATCGAGCGAAAGGCGAACGCGGTACTTGCCGAGCAGAAACAGAACATCCCCGAGCGGTCCGAGTATTTCCTTCTCCTCAAGAAGTTGGTCCCAAGAACCCTGGAACTCCTGGATGAACTGAATCGGACTCCGACTAGAGGTCCACTGATCGAGGAGTTCGGAACCATCCTGCATGACGGATGGCTCCTCAAGCGGCAGTTCGCCAGCAAGGTCTCCAATAGCCAGATCGACGCCATGTACGAGACCGCGCTGGAGGCTGGAGCGATTGGTGGGAAGCTGCTGGGAGCCGGAGGCGGCGGGTTCCTGCTTCTGTGTGTCCCGATCGATCGCCAGGAGAGAGTGCGTGAGGCGCTCGGTCACCTGCGAGAGTTCCCGTTTGACTTCGTCCAAGACGGCAGCAAGATGGTGTTCAACATCCGGCAAGCCTAG
- a CDS encoding nucleotidyltransferase family protein, which yields MKAFLLAAGLGTRLRPLTYELPKCMLPINGAPLLAIWLDLLQQHRISQVLINTHYLPESVERYLASARPSYGIHVFTSHEEELLGSAGTIRRHRGWVEGDHNFLVCYADNLTDADLSHLAASHRQDRDVLTMALFESDNPRGCGIATLDEDSTIVDFVEKPEKPVSRWANAGIYVASRSFLDYIGEADADIGKDVLPRLVGKMRGTPVKGYLRDIGTMESYARAQLDWYRRRTSETR from the coding sequence GTGAAGGCTTTCTTGCTTGCTGCCGGACTGGGCACGCGCCTACGGCCCCTGACCTACGAACTGCCGAAGTGCATGCTGCCGATTAATGGAGCACCTCTGCTAGCGATCTGGTTGGATCTGCTTCAGCAGCATCGGATCAGTCAGGTTCTGATCAATACGCATTACTTGCCCGAGTCGGTGGAACGCTATCTCGCGTCGGCGCGTCCGAGCTACGGCATCCATGTCTTCACGTCGCATGAGGAAGAACTCCTAGGGAGCGCTGGGACGATCCGGCGACACCGCGGATGGGTCGAGGGCGATCACAACTTCCTGGTCTGCTATGCCGACAATCTGACGGACGCCGATCTGTCTCATCTGGCAGCGAGCCATCGCCAGGACCGTGACGTGCTGACGATGGCGCTGTTCGAGTCCGACAATCCGCGCGGTTGTGGGATCGCGACTCTCGACGAGGACTCGACCATTGTCGATTTCGTCGAGAAGCCCGAAAAGCCAGTGAGCCGATGGGCGAACGCCGGGATTTACGTTGCCTCAAGGTCCTTTCTAGACTACATTGGCGAGGCGGACGCCGACATCGGCAAGGACGTACTGCCACGGCTAGTCGGGAAGATGCGCGGTACGCCGGTTAAAGGCTACTTGCGCGACATCGGCACAATGGAAAGCTACGCCCGGGCTCAGTTGGACTGGTACCGGAGACGCACATCAGAGACACGGTAG
- a CDS encoding NAD-dependent epimerase/dehydratase family protein produces MRALVTGGAGFIGSHIVDALLKRHYRVRIVDALDPVVHAGGMPSYVPDNVEVLSGDVRNPELMSRALADVDVVFHEAARQGFLPEFSRFFDVNTVGTALIFETIVAQRLPVRKVVVASSQAVYGEGKYYCPSCDRIEFPGPRDEARLLRSEWEVPCPTCGTDLRWRHTDEATVKPFTQYALSKYTQEMVALNFGRRYGIPSVALRYSITQGPRQSFKNAYSGILRIFSLRYLQGLTPVIYEDGRMQRDYVHIDDVVEANMVVLDSSEADFRAFNVGSGVATTQIEYAEKLAAHLKVDPVYSVPGEFRYGDVRHIVSDVSGLCALGWRVTKSLDEIIADYVAWLGERTDLADYFEDAAQAMKAVGAVRQALA; encoded by the coding sequence ATGAGAGCGCTAGTCACAGGCGGCGCCGGCTTCATCGGATCACATATCGTCGATGCCCTCCTTAAGCGCCACTATCGTGTCCGCATCGTGGACGCGTTGGATCCGGTCGTTCACGCCGGAGGAATGCCTTCGTACGTTCCGGACAACGTCGAGGTTCTCTCGGGAGACGTGCGCAATCCCGAACTGATGTCGAGAGCCCTCGCCGACGTCGACGTCGTGTTCCACGAAGCCGCGCGCCAAGGGTTCTTGCCGGAGTTCAGCCGATTCTTCGACGTCAACACGGTCGGCACGGCGCTGATCTTCGAGACGATCGTGGCACAACGCCTGCCCGTGCGGAAGGTGGTCGTCGCGTCCTCTCAGGCGGTCTACGGCGAGGGGAAGTACTACTGCCCGTCATGCGATCGGATCGAGTTCCCAGGACCGCGCGATGAGGCGCGCCTACTGCGTTCGGAGTGGGAGGTACCCTGCCCGACGTGCGGAACCGATCTGCGGTGGCGCCACACGGACGAGGCGACGGTCAAGCCTTTCACGCAGTACGCGCTGTCTAAGTACACGCAGGAAATGGTCGCCCTGAACTTCGGGCGGCGGTACGGCATTCCCTCGGTCGCTCTTCGCTACTCGATCACGCAAGGACCCCGACAGTCGTTCAAGAATGCCTACAGCGGGATCCTCCGCATCTTCTCCCTGCGATATCTCCAGGGGTTAACCCCGGTGATCTACGAAGACGGGCGCATGCAGCGGGACTACGTGCATATCGACGATGTCGTCGAGGCGAACATGGTCGTGCTGGATAGTTCCGAAGCCGACTTCCGGGCGTTCAATGTGGGTTCCGGCGTCGCCACGACGCAGATCGAATACGCTGAGAAGCTCGCGGCGCACCTGAAAGTCGATCCCGTCTACTCGGTTCCCGGCGAGTTCCGTTACGGTGACGTACGTCACATCGTGTCTGACGTGTCCGGTCTCTGCGCGCTCGGGTGGCGTGTGACGAAGTCCTTGGACGAGATCATCGCCGACTATGTGGCGTGGCTCGGAGAGCGTACGGACCTCGCGGACTACTTCGAGGATGCCGCGCAGGCGATGAAGGCTGTCGGGGCGGTCCGTCAAGCGCTGGCGTGA
- a CDS encoding sugar transferase codes for MEVSVGTTPAEGSKPIQRALKRLLDVVVSAVGMVVLLPVFLLLILAVKLTSRGPAFYRWEVIGKGCRPFRSYKFRTMVANADQIKRELMTHNEMMGPVFKMREDPRITQIGRVLRKYSLDELPQVWSVFKGDMSLVGPRPCLQSELPHFSEWHRQKFAVTPGITCLWQISGRNEIKDFDMWVKMDLEYIEHWSFWLDLKILVKTIPAVLSGRGAS; via the coding sequence ATGGAAGTGTCGGTCGGTACGACGCCTGCCGAGGGCAGCAAGCCAATCCAACGCGCGCTCAAGCGCTTGCTTGACGTCGTTGTCTCGGCGGTCGGAATGGTCGTGTTGCTCCCCGTATTCCTTCTGCTCATACTCGCCGTCAAGTTGACATCTCGCGGACCGGCATTCTACCGATGGGAGGTCATCGGGAAAGGGTGCAGACCGTTCCGCAGCTACAAGTTCCGCACGATGGTCGCCAATGCCGACCAGATCAAGCGTGAACTGATGACGCACAACGAGATGATGGGCCCGGTTTTCAAGATGCGCGAGGATCCGCGCATCACTCAGATCGGCAGAGTCCTGCGGAAGTACAGCCTCGACGAGCTGCCCCAGGTATGGAGCGTCTTCAAGGGAGACATGAGCCTCGTCGGACCCCGTCCCTGCCTCCAGTCGGAGTTGCCGCACTTCTCGGAGTGGCATCGTCAGAAGTTCGCTGTGACGCCTGGCATTACATGTCTCTGGCAGATCAGCGGGCGCAACGAGATCAAGGACTTCGATATGTGGGTGAAGATGGACCTCGAGTACATCGAGCACTGGTCCTTCTGGCTAGACCTCAAGATACTCGTGAAGACCATCCCAGCCGTCCTGTCCGGCAGAGGGGCTTCATGA
- a CDS encoding adenylyltransferase/cytidyltransferase family protein → MGRTVFVSGCYDTIHGGHIEFFRAARALGDRLVVSVASDRVLMRHKYRLPAMPEQHRLEVVRAIQYVDEAYLSSGDRVGLDFQEVFERINPSILAVTQDDRFESMKRELCAKVGCEYVVLPKTLTYEQISSTEMRARAAAPWMVPLRVDIAGGWLDYVKASGGIEGYVVNCSVSPLVGIGEWSYEKGAGLGGSAAWSALHGNNSFLSEWAGGRGWQDPAVVLETGLCVWRAGDAAGLVMKRNPAFLKGHMVAVWTYARDESFDPALIHRDYDAIVEAGETAMRGALNSDIDLLREAIDRSYEVQLDERMPPLPEAGGASRKYCGAGWGGYALYLFDDPDRRESFVSSTPGSIPVEPHMRYMEFAAELDDRVNPHQG, encoded by the coding sequence ATGGGGAGAACGGTCTTCGTCTCCGGTTGCTATGACACGATCCACGGTGGACACATCGAGTTCTTTCGAGCGGCTCGGGCGTTAGGCGACCGACTCGTCGTGTCCGTCGCGTCAGATCGCGTGCTGATGCGGCACAAGTACCGACTCCCGGCGATGCCGGAACAACACCGCTTGGAGGTCGTTCGTGCCATTCAGTACGTCGACGAAGCCTACCTGAGCTCGGGAGATCGGGTCGGCCTCGACTTCCAAGAGGTCTTCGAGCGGATCAACCCCAGCATCCTCGCCGTCACGCAAGATGACCGGTTCGAGTCGATGAAGCGCGAGCTATGCGCCAAAGTCGGTTGCGAGTATGTCGTCCTTCCGAAGACCCTCACGTATGAGCAGATCAGTTCGACCGAGATGCGCGCGCGCGCCGCAGCGCCGTGGATGGTTCCGCTTCGCGTCGATATCGCAGGCGGGTGGCTCGACTACGTGAAGGCGAGCGGCGGGATCGAGGGATATGTGGTCAACTGCTCCGTGTCGCCTCTGGTGGGCATCGGGGAGTGGTCCTACGAGAAGGGCGCCGGCTTGGGCGGGTCCGCCGCATGGAGCGCGTTGCACGGCAACAACTCGTTCTTGTCCGAGTGGGCTGGAGGTCGCGGCTGGCAAGACCCCGCCGTCGTCTTGGAGACCGGCTTGTGCGTATGGAGAGCTGGCGACGCAGCCGGGCTGGTCATGAAGCGGAACCCGGCGTTCCTCAAGGGACACATGGTCGCCGTGTGGACGTACGCGCGGGATGAATCCTTCGACCCAGCGTTGATCCACCGGGACTATGACGCGATCGTCGAGGCAGGCGAGACGGCGATGCGCGGAGCTCTCAACAGCGACATCGATCTGTTGCGCGAAGCGATCGACCGATCATACGAAGTGCAGTTGGACGAGCGCATGCCGCCTCTCCCGGAAGCAGGCGGGGCATCGCGAAAGTATTGTGGCGCCGGATGGGGCGGGTACGCGCTGTATCTCTTCGACGATCCAGACCGTCGGGAGTCGTTCGTGTCGTCGACACCAGGGTCGATTCCCGTCGAGCCGCACATGCGTTACATGGAGTTTGCCGCGGAACTGGATGATCGAGTGAATCCGCATCAGGGCTAG